Proteins from a genomic interval of Epinephelus fuscoguttatus linkage group LG16, E.fuscoguttatus.final_Chr_v1:
- the bcl2l11 gene encoding bcl-2-like protein 11, which produces MHHPSRPPNQSDGTTTVTPTQGSGGDPQPVGAAGACAQTSRSNDGGERSFGQPDSTAGGGEPDSPSWCRPKAIDSLSVFQARSIFFHSRRASSGYFSFDGDSLPSSPLSPRPGTADKATQTPSPAGQVMKHALQRMEAHGGGPGTHQQHGQPVGPSSTRQRNGDMQAEEIGRELRHIGDDFNRLLLRGVADRHRRVVINPNPLPHIHQEPTVLLCVGLLLLMIGRMIYLQGSTNSQDNSQV; this is translated from the exons ATGCACCATCCGTCCAG ACCACCAAACCAGTCCGATGGCACGACCACAGTAACACCAACACAGGGGAGCGGAGGAGATCCACAACCCGTCGGTGCCGCTGGAGCCTGTGCGCAAACCTCCCGTTCAAACGACGGCGGCGAGCGCAGCTTTGGCCAACCTGATTCCACCGCCGGAGGAGGGGAGCCGGACTCGCCGTCCTGGTGCAGACCCAAAGCCATCGACAGCCTATCCGTGTTTCAGGCGAGGTCTATATTCTTCCACTCTCGCCGCGCCTCCAGTGGATATTTCTCGTTCGACGGAGACTCGCTGCCGAGCTCCCCACTCTCTCCGAGGCCGGGGACTGCTGACAAAGCTACGCAGACTCCGAGTCCCGCCGGCCAGGTGATGAAACACGCCCTACAGCGCATGGAGGCGCACGGCGGAGGACCGGGGACGCACCAGCAACACG GACAACCTGTCGGCCCCTCTAGCACGCGGCAACGGAACGGGGACATGCAGGCGGAGGAAATCGGACGAGAGCTCCGACACATTGGGGATGACTTCAATAGACTGCTTCTCAGG GGGGtggcagacagacatagacgggtTGTGATCAATCCAAACCCGCTGCCGCACATCCACCAGGAGCCCACCGTGCTGCTGTGCGTGGGCCTCCTGCTTCTAATGATCGGACGGATGATCTACTTGCAAGGCAGTACGAACAGCCAGGACAACTCTCAGGTTTAG